A stretch of DNA from Mycobacteriales bacterium:
TCGAAGGCCGCCCGCGGCTCGGGGGAGCGACCCACTCGTTCCGCCGCGCCGAGCTCGGCGGCATCGACGTCGACAACGGCCAGCACGTGTTCCTGCGCTGCTGCACCGACTACCGCGGGCTGCTGCAGCGGCTCGGCGTCGAGCACCTGACGACCCTGCAGCCGCGCCTCGACATCCCCGTCGTCGAACCGGCTCGCGGTCGCACCGGGCGGCTCACCCGCAGCAACCTGCCCGCACCGCTGCACCTCGCGCCGGCGCTGCTGCGCTACCGGATGCTCTCGCCGGCCCAGCGGGTCAGCGCCGCCCGCGCCGCGCTCGCGCTGGGCAAGGTCGACCCGACCGACCCGGCCGTCGACGCGCGGTCGTTCGGCGACTGGCTGACCTCGCGCAGGCAGAGCCCGCAGGCGGTGGCCGCGCTCTGGGAGCTGGTCACCGTCGCGACCCTCAACGCGCGGGCCGACCGCGCGTCGCTGGCGCTCGCCGCGACGGTCTTCCAGATCGGCCTGCTGGAGTCGCCGGACAACGGCGACATCGGCTACGCCGCCGTACCCCTGCAACGGCTGCACGGCGACGCGGCCACCAGCGCGCTCGAGGCCGCAGGGGTCGACGTCTACCTGCGCCGCCGGGTCACCGGCATCGGCCTCGGTGGCGCCGGCTGGGTCGTCGGCACCGACGCGGGCCCGGTCGAGGCCGACGGTGTCGTGCTCGCGGTCCCCTCGGACAGCGTCGCCGACCTCGCGCCCGCCGGCGCGTTGCCCGACCCCGAGGCGCTGCGGCGGCTCGGCAGCTCGCCGATCGTCAACGTGCACGTCGTCTACGACCGCCCGGTCATGGACGCGCCGTTCGTGGCCGGTGTCGGTACGCCGGTGCAGTGGGCGTTCGACCGCACCGCGGCGTCCGGGCTCGACCCGGCCACCGGGCAGTACGTCGCCGTGTCGGTGTCCGCCGCCGACGACTGGATCGGCCGGCCGGCCGCGCAGGTGCGCGAGGCGTTCGAGCCGGCCCTGCAGCAGATGTTCCCCCGAGCACGGGAGGCCCGTGTGTTGTCGTTCCTCGTCACCCGGGAGCGCGCCGCGACGTTCCGGCAGGCGCCGGGCAGCGCGGCGCTGCGCCCGGGTCCGGCCACCGCGCTGCCCGGCCTCTACCTGGCGGGCGCATGGACCGCGACCGGCTGGCCCGCGACGATGGAGGGCGCGGTGCGCAGCGGTCACGCCGCCGCCCGCGCTCACCTCGCCGCGCAGCGGCGCCGCGAACCGGCCCGGGTCGCGTCATGACCGCCGCGACGATGTCCTCCGAAGGCCCAGGCCTACCCGCTCCGTCTCAGGTCCCGGCGTCGCTGGCCCGCGGCCGGGAGCTGACCACGCCGGCCCTGCGCGCGGCGGTCGACGGGCTGTCGCCGCAGATGCGGCTGGTCAGCGGCTACCACCTCGGCTGGCTCGCCGCCGACGGCAGTGCGATGCCGGGCTCGGGCGGCAAGGCGGTCCGCCCGGCCCTCGCCGTGCTCTCGGCCGAGGCCGCCGGTGCGCCCGGTGAGGTCGGCGTACCTGGTGGTGTCGCCGTCGAGCTGGTGCACAACTTCTCGCTGCTGCACGACGACCTGATGGACGGTGACACCGAGCGGCGGCACCGCGCGACGGCGTGGACGGCGTTCTCCCCGTCACTCGCGATCCTCGCCGGTGACGCGCTGCTCGCCCTCGCACAACAGGCGCTGCTCGAGGTCGGCAACGACCGAGGCCTCGCCGCTGCCCGGCGGCTCGGCATCGCCACCCAGGACCTCATCACCGGCCAGGTCGACGACCTGGCCTTCGAGAGCCGCAGCCACGTCGGCGTCGACGAGGTGCTCGCGATGGCGGCCGGCAAGACCGGCGCCCTGCTCGCCTGCGCCGCGTCGATCGGCGCCGAGCTCGCCGGCGCCCCGGCCGCGCTGGTCGACGGGCTGGCGGCCTACGGCGCGCACCTCGGCCTCGCCTTCCAGCTGGTCGACGACCTGCTCGGCATCTGGGGTGACCCGTCGGTGACCGGGAAGCCGGTGCTGTCCGACCTGCGCTCGCGCAAGAAGTCGGTGCCGGTCGTCGTCGCCGTCAACGCCGGCGGCAGCGCGGCCCAGGAGCTGGCCCGGATGCTCGGCGACGAGCGGCCGCACGACGAGGACGACCTCGTGCGCATGGCCGGCCTGGTCGAGGAGGCCGGCGGTCGCGCCTGGACCGTGACGGAGGCGCGGCGGCAGCTGGACGAGGCGCTGTCCCGGCTGCGGCTGCTCGACATGCCCGATCCCGTGCGCGACGAGCTCGGCGCAGTCGCCCGATTCGTGACCACCCGGGAGTCCTGAATTGACCCTCGCTGCAGACCGCCCCGCACCGCAGCGCACCCGTGACGACCTGCGCGTCGAGGCCGACACCCTCGACGTCGCGCGGATGACGCTCGAGCGAGCCCGCGACCACCTGCTGTCGCTGCAGGACGCCGCCGGCTGGTGGAAGGGCGAGCTCGAGACCAACGTCACGATGGACGCCGAGGACATGCTGCTGCGCCACTTCCTCGGCATCCTCGAGCCGCAGCGCACCGAGGAGTCGGCGCGCTGGATCCGTTCGCAGCAGCGACCCGACGGCACCTGGGCGTCGTTCTACGGCGGGCCGGCCGAGCTCTCGACGACGATCGAGGCCTACGTGGCGCTGCGCCTCGCCGGCGACGGCCCGCAGGAGCCGCACATGCTGGCGGCCTCGTCGTGGGTCCGGGCCAACGGCGGTGTCGAACGCAGCCGGGTCTTCACCCGCATCTGGCTCGCGACCGTCGGCCGGTGGGACTGGGCCGACCTGCCGGTGCTCCCGCCGGAGATGATCTTCCTGCCGTCATGGTTCCCGCTCAATGTCTACGACTTCGCCTGCTGGGCGCGGCAGACGATCGTGCCGCTCACGATCGTCAACGCACTGCGCCCCCAGCGGCCGCTGCCGTTCGACATCGACGAGCTGCTCACCGGCGAGGAGCGGCCGGCGGCCACCGGGCCCTTCGGCACGCTCGACCGGCTGCTGCACGCCTACCACCGGCTGCCGGTGCACCCGTTCCGCCGGCTCGCGATGCGCCGCGCCACCGAGTGGATCCTCGCCCGGCAGGAAGCCGACGGCGGGTGGGGCGGCATCCAGCCGCCGTGGGTCTACTCCCTGCTCGCGCTGCACCTCATGGGCTACTCGCTCGACCACCCGGCGATGCGGGCCGGGCTGGCCGGCCTCGACGGGTTCACGATCCGCGAGCAAACGCCCGAGGGCTGGGTAGTCCGGCTCGAGGCGTGCCAGTCCCCGGTGTGGGACACCGCGCTGGCGATCAACGCGCTGGCCGACGCCGGCGTCCCGGGAGACGACCCGGCGATGGTCCGGGCGGCGCGATGGATCCTCGACGAGGAGATCACCGTCGCGGGCGACTGGGCGGTCAAGCGTCCGGATCTCGCACCGGGCGGGTGGGCGTTCGAGTTCGCCAACGACCTCTACCCCGACACCGACGACACCGCCGAGGTCGTCCTCGCGCTGCGCCAGGTCGACGCGCCCGACCTGCGTCCCGCCATCGACCGCGGGATCGGCTGGACCGTCGGCATGCAGTCGCGCGACGGCGGCTGGGGCGCCTTCGACGCCGACAACACCCGCAAGGTCGCGACCCGGCTGCCGTTCTGCGACTTCGGTGAGGTCATCGACCCGCCGTCGGCCGACGTCACCGCGCACATCGTCGAGATGCTCGCGGCCGAAGGGCGCGCCGGCAGCCAGGCGGCACGCCGCGGCGTCGCGTGGTTGCTCGACCACCAGGAGCCCGACGGCTCGTGGTTCGGCCGCTGGGGCGCCAACTACGTCTACGGCACCGGCGCAGTCGTGCCCGCGCTCGTCGCCGCGGGCCTGCCCGGCGACGCGCCGCAGATCCGCCGCGCCGTCGAGTGGCTGGTGCGGCACCAGAACGACGACGGCGGCTGGGGCGAGGACATGCGCTCCTACGTCGACCCCGACTGGATCGGGCGCGGCGACTCGACCGCCTCGCAGACCGCGTGGGCGCTGCTGGCACTGCTCGCCGCGGGTGCGCACGACGACGAGGCGACCGATCGAGGCATCCGCTGGCTTGCGGACCACCAGACCCGCGAGGGCACCTGGGACGAGCCGCAGTTCACCGGCACCGGGTTCCCCGGCGACTTCTACATCAACTACCACCTGTACCGGCTGGTCTTCCCCATCAACGCCCTCGGCCGGTTCGTGCGGCTCGGCGCGCGAACGAAGGAACAGAGCGTGCGGCTTGGCGCGCGAACGAAGGAACAGAGCGTGCGGCTCGACGAGGAGAGGAAGGGCCGATGATGCGCCCGTCCCGGCGATCGGTAGCCAAGCCGTCGCGGCTCCTGCGCCGCTCGGCGCCCGAGCCGTCGTCGCTGGTCGTCGCCACCGCGCTGTCGTTGGAGGCACGTGCCGTACGCCGCGGCCTCCAGGGCTCCCAGGTGCTCAAGAGCGGCATGGGCGTGCGCAAGGCCGCGAAGCTCGCCCGCACCCTCGGCGCCTCCCGCTTCGACGCGCTGGCCATCACCGGCCTGTGCGGCGGGCTGCGCGACGAGCTCGAGCCGGGCGACCTCGTCGTGGCGAGCGAGGTGCGCAGCGAGTCGGGGGAGGCGCTCGCCTGCCCGTCGGCCGACCTGCTGGCCGGTGCGCTGCGCCGGCGCGGGCTGCGGGTGCACGTCGGCCCGATCCTCACCGCCGACCATGTGGTCACCGGTGCGGAGCGAGTGCGGCTGGGCCGCGACGCGCTCGCGGTCGACATGGAGTCCTACGAGCTGGCCCTCGGTGCGGGCGGCCGGCCGGTCGCCGTCGTACGCGCGGTCGTCGACAACGGCGCGCACCCGCTGGTCAGCCGCGACACCGTGCGCACCAGCCTGGCCGCGCTGCGCAGCCTGCGGGAGGTCGGCGCCGCACTGGTCGACTGGGCCGACGCCGCCGCCGAGCGCACCGTGCTGCTCGCCGGGCCGCGGTCGTTCTGCGCCGGGGTCGAGCGGGCCATCCAGATCGTGGAGCGCGCGCTGGAGCGCTACGGCGCACCGGTCTACGTGCGCAAGCAGATCGTGCACAACGCGCACGTCGTCGCCGACCTCGAGAGCCGCGGCGCGGTGTTCGTCGACGAGCTCGAGGACGTGCCGGCCGGGGCGAACGTCGTGTTCAGCGCGCACGGCGTCGCACCGGCGGTGCGCGACACGGCCGACTCGCGCGGCCTGTCGGTCATCGACGCCACCTGCCCGCTGGTGACGAAGGTGCACAGCGAGGCCCGGCGGTTCGCCGCCCGGGGCGACACGGTCTTCCTCATCGGCCATGCCGGCCACGAGGAGGTCGAGGGCACCCTCGGCGAGGCGCCCGACCGGGTCGTGCTCGTCGAGGACGCCGCGGCCGCCGCGACGGTCGACGCACCGTCGACCGGCGGCATGTCCTACCTGATGCAGACCACGCTGGCCGTCGACGAGGCCAGCGAGGTCGCCGACGTCCTGCGCTCGCGGTTCCCGCAACTGCAGGCGCCGCGGTCCGACGACATCTGCTACGCGACGTCCAACCGGCAGCAGGCGGTGCGCGAGGTGGCCCGCGACGCCGACCTCGTCCTCGTCGTGGGTTCGGAGAACTCCTCCAACTCCCAGCGGTTGGCGGAGGTCGCGCGTCGCGAGGGGGTGCCGGCCTACCTCGTCGACGACACCAGCCACATCGATCCGGCCTGGCTGCACGGCGTACGCACCATCGGCGTGACCGCCGGCGCATCCGCACCACCGCACCTCGTCGACGCCGTCGTCGGGGCGCTGTCCGGGCTCGGCCCGGTGACCGTCACCGAACGTTCGGTCGCGGTCGAGACCGTGAAGTTCAACCTGCCCAAGGAGGTGAGCTGAGCGTGGGCATGCCTCTTCGGCAGAACCTGCGACTCGGGGGATATCTGCTCAAGCAAAAGGTGCTGCGGCGCGACAAGTTCCCGCTGCTCGTGGAGCTCGAGCCACTGTTCGCCTGCAACCTGCACTGCGCCGGCTGCGGCAAGATCCAGCAGCCGCACGACGTGCTCAAGCAGCGGATGCCGGTCGAGCAGGCCGTCGGTGCCATCGAGGAGTGCGGCGCGCCGATGGTCTCGATCGCCGGCGGTGAGCCGCTCATGCACCCGCAGATCGACGAGATCGTGCGGCAGCTGATCGCGCGCAAGAAGTTCGTGTTCCTCTGCACCAACGCGGTGCTGCTGCCCAAGCACCTGCACAAGTTCGAGCCGTCGCCGTACTTCGCCTGGATGGTGCACATCGACGGGCTGCGCGAGCGGCACGACGAGTCGGTCTGCAAGGACGGCGTCTTCGACCAGGCGGTCGAGGCCATCAAGATGGCGCAGGCGCGCGGCTTCCGCGTGATGACCAACACGACGTTCTTCAACACCGACACGCCGCAGGACGTCATCGACGTGCTCGACTACCTCAACGACGAGCTCGGCGTCGACCACATGCAGATCTCGCCCGGCTACGCCTACGAGAAGGCGCCCGATCAGGAGCACTTCCTCGGCGTGCAGGAAACCCGCGAGCTGTTCCGCAAGGCGTTCGACAACGGCCGGCGCAAGAAGTGGCGGCTCAACCACTCGCCGCTGTTCCTCGACTTCCTCGAGGGCAAGGTCGACTACGACTGCACCGCCTGGGCGATCCCGTCCTACTCGCTGCTCGGCTGGCAGAAGCCGTGCTACCTGATGAACGACGGCTACGTGTCGTCGTACAAGGAGCTCATCGAGGACACCGACTGGGACGCCTACGGCCGCGGCAAGGACCCGCGCTGCGCCAACTGCATGGCGCACTGCGGCTACGAGCCGACCGCGGTGATGGCGACGATGAGCTCGCTGCGCGAGTCGATTCGGGCCATGATCGACGTGGCGTAGCTCGCCGCCGGGTCGCCCGACCTCTGCCGGTCACGGGCGAAGCGTGCCGGCCGGTCACGGGCCGAAGCGCCGCTCGAGCGACCGGTAGACGCCGGGCGCCCCACCGCGCAGCCGCGCCGGCAGGCCGAGCCAGCGCGGCACCACCTGGTGCGGCCGGCCGGTGCGGGCGGCCAGCACGATCGCGTCGGCGACGCGTCCGGCCGCGATCGGCCGGGGGAAGCTGCGGGTGTACGCCGCACCGCGACGGGCGAAGAACGGCGTGTCGATGACGCCCGGCGCCACCGTCGACACCGAGACGCCGTGACCGGACACCTCGGGCCGCAGCGAGTCGGCGAAGGTGTGCACGGCCGCCTTGGTGGCGGCGTAGACCGCTTCGTCCTTGACCCCCGTCAGGCCGGCGATCGAGGTGACGAAGACCAGCGCACCGCGGCGGCGGGTCAGCATGCCGGGCAGCAGCAGCCGGGTCAGGTGCAGCACCGCTCGCAGGTCGACGTCGAGCAGTGCGTCGACGCGGCCCGGGTCCATGTCGGCGAAGGCGCCGGCGTGCCCGATGCCGGCGTTGTTGACCAGCACGTCGATGTCGCCGGCCTGCTCGGCGACCCGCTGCGCACCGGCCGGATCGGCCAGGTCCGCGACGATGGCGCGCCCACCGGTGCGCTCACAGGCGCCCTGCAGTGCAGCCTCGTCGCGCCCGGTGACGACGACGTGCGCGCCGGCCGCCGTGAACCGCTCGGCGGTCATCCGGCCGATGCCGCTGGAGCCCCCGGTGACGAGGACGGTTGCGCCGGCCAGCTCCACGCGGCCGACGCTATCGGGTCAGCCCGGTGCGAGGCGGGCAGCAGCGGGGCAACGGACCACAGCAGGGGAGCGAGCGCGTGAGCGAGCGGCCCGGAGCCGCTTCGCCGGCGATCATGCAGAGATCGTTGACCGTCCGGGCGGGTTAGCCTGGTCCGATGTCCAGCGTGCCGACGATCCGCGAGCTGCTCGCCGGCGGCACCCGCTCGTTCTCCTTCGAGTTCTTCCCGCCGAAGACGCCTGACGGCGAGCGGCAGCTGTGGCAGGCGATCCGCGAGGTCGAGGCGCTGCACCCGACCTTCGTCTCGGTGACCTACGGTGCCGGCGGGTCCACCCGCGACGGCACCGTGCGGATGACCGGACGCATCGCGACGGAAACGACGCTCACCCCGGTCGGGCACCTGACCGCGGTCAACCACTCGGTCGCCGAGCTGCGCCGGGTCGTCGGCCAGTACGCCGACGCCGGCGTACGCAACGTCCTCGCCTTGCGCGGCGACCCGCCGGGGGATCCGCAGGCGGACTGGCAGGCGCACCCCGAGGGGGTCTCCTACGCGGCCGAGCTGGTCGAGCTGGTGCGCTCGATCGGCGACTTCTGCGTGGGGGTCGCGGCGTTCCCGGAGAAGCACCCGCGGGCGACCGACCTCGACACCGACGTGCGCCACTTCGTCGCCAAGTGCCGTGCCGGCGCCGACTTCGCCATCACGCAGTTCTTCTTCGACGCGAGCGACTACCTGCGGCTGCGCGACCGGGTCGACGCGCTGGGCTGCAGCGTGCCGATCATCCCCGGCGTCATGCCGGTGACCAACATCCGTCAGGTCGCGCGGATGGCGCAGCTCTCGGGTGCGGCGCTGCCCGCTGCCGTGGTCGACCGCGTGCGTGCGGTCGAGGACGACCCGGCCGCCATGCGCGCGGTCGGCATCGACCTCGCGACGGAGCTCTGCGACGTGCTGCTCGCCGAAGGTGCGCCGGGGCTGCACTTCATCACCCTCAACCGGTCGACCGCGACCCGGGAGATCTACCTGCGGCTGGGGCTCGGGCCGGGCCGCCCGGACGTCGCCGGCGTCTCCGCGCGCGCCGGTTGAGGTGGACCTCGACGACTACCTGGCGCGCTGGCAGGCGCTGCACGGCGGCTACGACCCGCGCGCAGCCCGGCTGACCGGCGCCTGGCTGCGGGTCGTCCACCGAGTCGCAACGCCACTGGCAGCCCGGCGGGTCTCGCCCGACGCCGTGACGTGGTCGTCCCTGGTGCCGGCTGCTGCGGCGGTCGCGACGGCGTACGCCGGAGGGCGCTGGCCGATCCTCGGCGCGTTCCTCGTCGTGGCCGGCGGCGTGCTCGACGGGGTCGACGGTGCGGTCGCGGCGATGACCGACCGGAGCACCCGGTTCGGTTTCGTGCTCGACTCGCTGGCCGATCGGGTGGTCGACGGCCTGCTCCTGATGTCGCTGTGGCTGCTCGGTGCGCCCGGCGGCCTGGCGATAGGAGCGGGTGCCGCGCTGGTGCTGCTGGAGTACACCCGCGCCCGCGCCGGCTTCGCCGGCATGAGCGAGATCGGGATCGTGACGGTGGGGGAGCGGCCGACCCGGCTCGTCCTTGCGGCAATGACATTCCTGGTGTGCGGCCTCGTGCCCGGTCACGAGGCGGTCGCTGCCGCGGGCGCGGGCGCAACCCTCGCCGCCTGCCTCGCCGGGCTGGCACAGCTGCTCCCCGTCGTACGCCGCACCCTGCGCTGACGCCTCGCAGCCTCAGGCGGGGCCGATCAGGCCGGCCACGATCGCCGCGGACTGTGCGACGAGCGGCAGGCCGCCGCCCGGGTGCGCGGACCCGCCGACGAGGAAGAGCCCGGGCACCGGAGATCTGTTGGCCGGCCGCAGGAACGCCGCCCGGGCGCCGTTCGACGACGTGCCGTAGATCGAGCCGCCGGGGGAGCAGGTGGCGCGCTCCAGGTCGGCGGGCGTGCGCCACTCGTAGCAGGCCAGCCGGTCGCGCACGTCCAGGCCGCGGTCGGCCATCAGCGCCAGCAGCCTGTCGGCGTAGCCGGCGGCCAGGCCGGGCGCGTCCCAGTCGACGCCGCGCGCGGGGTCGTGCCGCGGCGCGTTGACGAGCACGAACCACGCCTGCGCGCCGGGCGGCGCGAGCGACGCGTCGTCGGGCGCGCTGACGTAGATGGTCGGGTCGTCGACGGGGCGCGGCTCCCGGCCGAAGATCGCGTCGAACTCCGCGTCGTAGTCGGCCGGGAACAGCACGGTGTGGTGTGCCGTGCCGGGGGTGCGGCCGCGGATGCCCAGCAGCAGCACGAAGCCCGACAGCGAGGGGGTTGCGCGCGACAGCCGGCGCAGCTGGTCGGTCCGCGGCAGCAGCTCGGCGTAGAGCCGGCGCGCATCCACGTCCGACACCACGACATCGGCGGGGAGGTGCTCCCGGTCGCCGAGCCGCACGCCGTCGACCCGGCCGCCGGCGGTCGTGATGACGGTGACGGTGGCGCCGGTGCGGATGCGTACGCCGCAGGACACCGCACGTTCGTGCAGGGCGTCGGTGATGCGGTGCAGGCCACCGCGGACGTACCACGCGCCGAAGCGCTGCTCGACGTAGGGCACGACCGCGAGCGCAGCCGGGGCGCGTCGCGGGTCGGAGCCGGTGTAGGTGGCGTAGCGATCGAGCAGCAGACGCAGCCGCGGGTCGCGCAGATGCCGCCGGCCGACGTCGCGCAGCGACCGCCAGGGCGCGACGGTCAGCAGGTCGCCGGGTTGCCGGGCGGCCAGCCGCAGCAGCGTCGACGGGCCGTCGAGCGCCGACTCGACGAACGGTCGGCGGGTGACGTCCCAGACTCTCTCCGCGTGGGCCAGGAGGTGCAGCCAGTCGTCGCCCGCGCCGGCGCCGAGCGCGGCGTCGATCGCGGCACGGATCTGCGGCAGGTCACCGCCCGGCAGGTCGAGCAGCGTGCCGTCGGCGAACCGGTAGCGTGCCACCGGGTCCAGCGGCACCAGCTCGACGGCGTCGTCGAATGCGGGATCGCGCCGGTGCTTGCGGGTCTTCATGAACAGGTCCCGGAACGTCGCGGGCAACGTCAGCAGCGACGGTCCCGTGTCGAAGACGAACCCGTCACGTTCGTAGCGGCCGAGCTTGCCGCCGACCGTCTCCGCCTGCTCCACCAGCTCGACGTCGTGCCCGAGCGCCGCCAGCCGCGCGGCGGCGGCGAGCCCGCCGACTCCGGCGCCCACCACGACGACCCGGCTCACGGCAGCGGCCGGCCCTTCCACTGCAGCCGCCCCGCGGCGTGCTGCTGCAGCGACCGTGCGGTGAGTGCCACCAGCGTGAGCACCGACAGTGGGTGGGCGAACGCGTCCGGCAGCACCTGCGACGCCGTGCACCGGCCGGTCACGACCCGGCCTGCGACAGCGGCCAGATAGCCGGCGAGCCCGATGCGCGACCCGCGCAGTGCGGCGGCAGGAGGTACGACGTAGAGCCCGAGCAGCAGTGCGCAGACACCGAGCGCACCGGCAGGTGAGCCGAACGCCGCCCACAGCGACTTGCCGTAGCCGTCGACGAGATCGGCGGCGCCGTCGTACATCCGGCAGGTCGCGACGTCGCTCCCGTCGGCGAAGCCGCCGCGGGCGCCGTGCCGTCTCAGCACGCGAGCAAGTGCGACGTCCTCGACCACCGCGTCACGCACGGCGGCATGCCCGCCCGCTTGCCGGTAGCCGGCTGCATCGACCACGAGAAACTGGCCGTTGGCCGCGCACAGCGAGGGGCGGGGCGACGACTCCGACAGCCGTAGCGGGAGGAACGTCAGCCACGACCACTGCAGCAGCGGCTGCACGAGACGTTCCGCGACGGACCCTGCCTGCTGCTGCGGGTACGGCGAGACGAAGCCGAGGTTCGCCCGGCGCAGCAGTGCGACCGCGCGGGCCACGGCGTCCGCCTGCAGCACGACGTCGGCGTCGACGAAGACGAGGACGCTGCCGGTCGCCGCGTCGGCGAGCTGCCGGCAGGCATGGGGCTTGCCGAGCCAACCGGGCGGCAGCGGTCGACCCGGTAGCGGCGCGCGACCGGCCAGCTGCTGCACCGCTGCCGCGGTTGCGTCGGTCGAGCAGTCGTCGAGCAC
This window harbors:
- a CDS encoding glycosyltransferase family 2 protein, with translation MRVLLRTAAAAAAALSLHSAVNTLLLRRLPPASDVDERVSLLLPLRNEAHRLQPCLQSLLRQAHLADVELLVLDDCSTDATAAAVQQLAGRAPLPGRPLPPGWLGKPHACRQLADAATGSVLVFVDADVVLQADAVARAVALLRRANLGFVSPYPQQQAGSVAERLVQPLLQWSWLTFLPLRLSESSPRPSLCAANGQFLVVDAAGYRQAGGHAAVRDAVVEDVALARVLRRHGARGGFADGSDVATCRMYDGAADLVDGYGKSLWAAFGSPAGALGVCALLLGLYVVPPAAALRGSRIGLAGYLAAVAGRVVTGRCTASQVLPDAFAHPLSVLTLVALTARSLQQHAAGRLQWKGRPLP